The genome window ATTCGCGATGAGAAGGTGAAAGTGTTGAAAGCGATTCAACCCTTGGAGCTTAAAGCAGACGGAGGCGACGTGGTGCGTGGTCGCTACACCGGTGGACTTGTGAATGGGAAGCCTGTCGAGAGCTACATGGAAGCGGAGGGAATCCCTGAAGATTCTATCACTGAGACATATGCTGCGTTGCGCCTTTCGATCAATAATTGGCGTTGGCAAGGTGTGCCGTTCTACATCCGTTCCGGTAAACGTATGGCACGACGTGCCAGTGAGATTGCGATCCAGTTTAAGCGTCCTCCAGGCATCTTGTTCTCCGAGGGCAAGAAATTTGACGTGGCGCAAAACACGATGGTGATTCGTATTCAGCCTGACGAAGGTGTGACTTTGGTCATGAACTCGAAGATTCCTGGTTTGGAAACACGCACACAGCCAGTGAAAATGCACTTCCGCTATGCGACCACCTTTGGCTCCAATACACCGGAGGCCTATGAGCGTCTGATTTTGGATGCAATGATTGGTGATAGCACACTCTTCATTCGTGGTGATGAGACCGAGGCATCTTGGAAGTTGATTACGCCGATCTTAGAACATTGGAAAGAGTCAGGCACAAACGGTTTGGCCGATTATGCCTCGGGTTCGTGGGGACCCTTGGAGAGCGAACGTTTACTTTGGGAGAAGGGGCATCAATGGCGTCGTTCTGGTTGAGCGCTTTGTGACTCTGCCTACTGATTGCTAAATTGTTTTAATATATTATGTCCGAATTAATAAATGCGCTTCCAGGAATCGAAGTTCCCGTTGGGGAGGTGACTAATCGTCTCGCTACGATGTGGGACAACGATCCTTTGCTCTCGCAGAATGACTTCCGTGCATCGCAGATGAATGTGGTGCTGCACTTCGGCTTGGATGTGACAGCCGAGGAAGCGCGTGAGCGTTTTGATGCGTTGATCCGTTTTGCGCAGCGATATCCGAGCCGTATCATCGTGCTGTGCCCGACTCGGGTCGATCTCGATGGGGCGATGGAGAGCAAGCTATTCAGCCAGTGCTATATCGGTGAATCGCATCGTGAGATGTGCTGTTGTGAGGCCTTACTGCTACGCTACAAGTCGGAGGACTTCGGGTATTTGTCCAATCAAGTTTCGATCTGGTTGGAAGGCGATCTACCGACGTATCACTGGTTCAGTGGTGTTCCGATTTCTCGTATTGAGAAGTATTTTGATAACTTACTCAAGGGGGTGCGTCGTTGCGTGTATGACAGCAGCATCGAGTCTCAAGATATGAGCACGGTGGCGTGGCCGGATCCGAGTCGTGTGTTTGATCTTGCGAAGGCACGCTTATTGCCAGCTCGCCAAGCCATTGGTCAGTTCTTGAGCGGCTATTCGATCGACCAGATTTGTGAAGGCTTACAGGCGGTGCGCGTGAAGCACTGCTCTTCGATGTCAGGCGAGGGCCGTGGCCTATTGGAGTGGGTGCAGTCGTGTCTAGCTGAGTGCGATGAGTGCGACGCTTGCCCTGCTTTGAAAGCCGAGTTCTCGGTTTGTGAGTGCGATGAGTCGACGAAGGATTGTGCGTTGGTGCTGGAATTCGTTTACGATGACGAACGTTTCTTGCGTTGTCGCAAGTTTAAGGATGGTTCGATGGGTGAAATCGAAGCGTATCTCGGTCAGGGGCAGGAAAAAATAACTGCGCGTGTGAAGCCTTTGTCTGCTGAGCAGGCACTGGCTGAGGCGTTGTTTTTCTAGTGTTTGGCTGAAGCTTGAATGGCATCCAGTGCGGCGAGCACCTCGTCGCCTTGGTCGGCGGTGGCTGCTTTTAGGTCGCGCCATACGAGTGTTCCGTCGATGAAAATGTAGGCTTGGCGGCTGAAGCCACCGCGACCAAAGGCCTTGGAGACCACTTTATCCGTGTCGGCAATAAGCGTGTAAGGGAGTTCATACTTGTCGATGAACTGTTGTTGGCGCTCCGCGCTATCGGTTGAGACGCCGAATATAGCCACTCCGCGCTCTTTTAGGACTTCCCAGCTGTCGCGTAGACTACAGGCTTGTTTCGTGCAGCCAGGTGTCATGGCTCTTGGGTAGAAGAAGACGACGGTGGTGCCAGTGTTGAGTGCTGCGCCGAGATCGATGGTTGCGCCAGTTTGGTCGACCGCTTGTATTTGAGGCGCAGTGGCACCGACTTCGAGTGCATCGCCTGCGGAGAGAGTGGATACTAGGGAGATGAGCATGATTAGAATGAGTGAGTGTTTCATAGTCATCATATCGTATGTAGAGCGTTCGCCTTACAAACTATCGTCGTTTTGTGGATCTGGCGGGATGGCCGCCGAATGCGGCTTTCGTAGTCGAGCTCCTTTAGGTGCTCGACCGTTGGGTGGTTGGTGCTGGTTCGTTCAATCGGGTGGCCAGCTGAAGCCAGCCAGCGACTGATCTGCGAGACGGTTTTGCGCTTTTGGTGCTTAGGCTCGGTGGACAGACAGAAATGTCTGTGTCACGACTGCTTGGGCTCGGTGGACAGACAGGACGGAGGTCTGCCGTAGATGGCGTAGCAATGTCTGTGTCACGCTGCTTAGGTTCGGTGGACAGACAGGAATGTCTGTGTCACTTCTTACTGCGTCGGCGCTTCCCAGCCACCGCCGAGGGCGCGGTAGAGTTGCACCACAGAGAGGAGTTCCCCTAGTTCGGCCTGGGCGAGGCTCAGTTCGGCGCTAAAGAGCTCCTGCTCGTTGTAGAGGACTTCGAGGTAGCTCGTGACGCCACCTTCATAGCGGATGTTGGCGAGCTCGGCAGCATCGCGATTACTCTGAGTGAGTAAGGCTTGGCTGGCGGTGAACTCGTGGGTGCGTTCGTAGTTGATCAGTGCATCGGAGACTTCCTTGAAGGCATTTTGCACGGTTTGCTGATAGCCGGACAACGCTGCCTCGTATTGAGCCTCTGTAATCTTGAGGTTCGATTTTAAGCGGCCACCGGTAAAGATAGGTAATGAGACGGCTGGACCAAATTGCCAATCGCGGGAGGCGGATTTGAAGAGATCCGATGAACTGACGCTTTGGTAGCCATAGGCACCAGTCAATGTGACTTGCGGGTAGAAGGCAGCTTTGGCTTGGCCAATATTGGCGTTGGCTTCGATCAGGCTTTGCTCTGCAGAGCGGATGTCGGGACGGCGCTCTACCAAGGACGAGGGCAGGCCGGCCGGCACCTTACTGGCGAATCTCTGGCTGCTAAAATCGGCTCCGCGTGTGAGCTTTCCTGGGTTACGTCCTAGCAAAATGCAGAGTGCGTTTTCTTGTAGATCACGTTGGCGCTTAATATCGACGATGCTGCTTTCTGCAGTATACACCAGTATCTGCGCTTGGACGACGTCCTGCATGGCGGCGACGCCTCCTTCTTCGCGTGTGGTGGTGAGTGTGAGCGATTCTTGCCGAGTTTTGTAAGAGTTCTCCGCGATTTGTAGCTCATAATCCAGCTCCAAGAGGTTTAGGTAACTGGCGGCGACTTGTGCAATCAGTGTTTGGCGAACAGTATGTTGTGCTTCGGCTGATTGTAGGTAGCGTGCGCGGGCGGCATCATTGGCGTAGCGGATGTTGCCCCAGAGGTCGACTTCGTAGCTGGACATGCCTAGTTGGACGTCGCCATAGCTTTGCTCGGGGGTGGGCAGCTTGCCGGTTGGGCCGTTCTCGGAGGTGCGTGTGGTGTAAAGGTCACCGCCACCGAAAATGCTTGGGAAGAATCCTGAGCGTGCGACAGCTACTTCGGCCTCAGCTGCTAACAGGTTCGAGGCTGCAATTTTAACGTCCCAGTTGGCCTCTAGCGCTTCTTCGATATAGGCGCTGAGCTGCGGGTCGGTGAACACTTCCTGCCATTTTAAATCGGCAAATGATGTTTCGCCCAGTGCCGTATTCGTGGCTTCGTCGGTGCTATGGAACGCCGCGGGGGGCACGAGGTCTGGTTGCTGGAACTCGGGGCCGACGGCACAGCCGCCTAAGAGCAGGGCGACACTGCCAGTTGCTGCAGTCCACGCGCTGAAGTATTTTGTATGTTTCATTGCGAATACAGTTTTGGACGTTTGCTGACTCATGACTGTGCCTTTCCTTCTGCTGGGGCAGTCTCTGTGGTGGGCGGTTCAGGTTTGTTGCCACTGAGTTCGACAATTTTCTGCACGAAGACGTAACAGACCGGAATCAAGAAAACCCCGACACTGGTGGCAATGCTCATGCCGAAGACTACGCCAGTGCCCATGGTGCTACGTGAGGCGGCGCCGGATCCGGTGGCGAGCATCAATGGCACACAGCCGAGGATGAAGGCGAAGGAAGTCATCAAAATCGGGCGTAGGCGAAGTTTCGCGCCGTCGATGGCCGCCTGGATAATGTCTTCGCCCTCGTCGCGTTTCATCTTGGCGAACTCGACAATCAAAATCGCATTTTTCGCGGAGAGGCCGATCAACATGACCAGTCCGATTTGCGCATACACGTTGAGATCAAAACCGCGGAAAATCATGCCGATCAGTAGGCCGAGGATGACGGTCGGTGTGGCGAGCAGCACAGCGAAGGGCAGACCCCAGCTTTCGTATTGTGCGGCCAATAGTAGGAAGACGAAGAGGATCGCCATGCCGAAGATGACAGGCGCTTGCCCCTCGGACTTCTTTTCTTGGAGCGTGAGTCCTGCCCATTCGTAGCCGACTTCGC of Lentimonas sp. CC4 contains these proteins:
- a CDS encoding peroxiredoxin, which produces MKHSLILIMLISLVSTLSAGDALEVGATAPQIQAVDQTGATIDLGAALNTGTTVVFFYPRAMTPGCTKQACSLRDSWEVLKERGVAIFGVSTDSAERQQQFIDKYELPYTLIADTDKVVSKAFGRGGFSRQAYIFIDGTLVWRDLKAATADQGDEVLAALDAIQASAKH
- a CDS encoding efflux transporter outer membrane subunit, which gives rise to MKHTKYFSAWTAATGSVALLLGGCAVGPEFQQPDLVPPAAFHSTDEATNTALGETSFADLKWQEVFTDPQLSAYIEEALEANWDVKIAASNLLAAEAEVAVARSGFFPSIFGGGDLYTTRTSENGPTGKLPTPEQSYGDVQLGMSSYEVDLWGNIRYANDAARARYLQSAEAQHTVRQTLIAQVAASYLNLLELDYELQIAENSYKTRQESLTLTTTREEGGVAAMQDVVQAQILVYTAESSIVDIKRQRDLQENALCILLGRNPGKLTRGADFSSQRFASKVPAGLPSSLVERRPDIRSAEQSLIEANANIGQAKAAFYPQVTLTGAYGYQSVSSSDLFKSASRDWQFGPAVSLPIFTGGRLKSNLKITEAQYEAALSGYQQTVQNAFKEVSDALINYERTHEFTASQALLTQSNRDAAELANIRYEGGVTSYLEVLYNEQELFSAELSLAQAELGELLSVVQLYRALGGGWEAPTQ
- a CDS encoding glucose-6-phosphate dehydrogenase assembly protein OpcA, which encodes MSELINALPGIEVPVGEVTNRLATMWDNDPLLSQNDFRASQMNVVLHFGLDVTAEEARERFDALIRFAQRYPSRIIVLCPTRVDLDGAMESKLFSQCYIGESHREMCCCEALLLRYKSEDFGYLSNQVSIWLEGDLPTYHWFSGVPISRIEKYFDNLLKGVRRCVYDSSIESQDMSTVAWPDPSRVFDLAKARLLPARQAIGQFLSGYSIDQICEGLQAVRVKHCSSMSGEGRGLLEWVQSCLAECDECDACPALKAEFSVCECDESTKDCALVLEFVYDDERFLRCRKFKDGSMGEIEAYLGQGQEKITARVKPLSAEQALAEALFF